The nucleotide window ATGTTCGAAATTCTTCAGTTCGAGAGGGACGCGTAGCATTTATCGTTCAACATGGCCAGCAAAACAAGAATGGAAGATAATTTAATAGAAAATGcaaggttctttttttttttgtctgtttctttaaagattttattttttttatttaacgaACCAGAAGCTTTTTGTTGGCGCAACACTATTCCGGTAAGGTCATACCAAGAGCAAACCGTTTTCACCGGCCAGCATTTCATTTCGAAATTTAATTGTATAAGAAACAAATAGAAAGATGAGAAGCAGAATAACACGTCCGCTTTAAATTGTCTTGCTTCGGTTGGACGAAGGAAACCTTTAACCCAACACATGGGGCAGGAGAGGAAGAACGGCCGACGGATGTTTAAGGTGCGCGCAACGGCGGCCAGATGATCAAATATGGTCTTGCTCTTAGGTGACGTCTGCGTTTGATGGAGCTGAGGTCAACGGCACCGGTGGTGTCAGcggggaaagaaagaaaaaaaaaagacattgcGATGTCACACACGCACGCACTCAGTCACCGACTCGACCGCCTGTGGGGGAGCATTTCCAGTGACacagatttttgtttttgtttctaattTCTGGTTCGTTTCACCTTCCGTTTGAAAAGGGTCAACCCTCCTCGAAATGTGGTATAGAATCATTTCGAATTTAGACTTGTTGTGTTGAAGGCGTAACGGTTAAAATAAAGCGGTTTAATTAAGAACATGAAGTTAAAAGATTCGATTCTAGTTAATGGTGTACAAGTCTAGCACATTGCGATTAtctttcttaattgaaaatGTTGTAATTGTTATGTGAATCTCATATTTTGCGATGCGTTTGAAACGCTAACACGAATTCTTGGCATACAAGAATTTTTCGCTGCCTTTAATTGTTTAAGAGTTGTTCTAACATAACTCAGCCATCAGCAGGTCTTTTATGAATCCGTTACgcggaaataaaacaaaacaggtctgatggttttttttttttctagacgCGTTCGTCTTTTATTTGAAGAGGAATCTGTTTGGTCGATCAAACATTCGAATTCCTTTCGCGTTTCTGGTTGTtggctctttttctttaaattccCGTTGAACGCAACAGTTTCTTTCTCCATCTTCTGGTGGTTTTCCCCATTCTTTTGTTCTCATGTCCCGAAACTTCGTTCACCATCAATGTGGGTTCCCGCCGCTAGATGGTCCCATTTTCGTCTGCTCTCTGTTACGTTTAGTTCTAGTCCTTAGTCCTTACACCTTAATACAATGTACTTAATTCGTGAAGTGATCTCATGTTAGTGATTGTCCAATTTCGTGTAATGACGTGTTTACGTTCAAGAACTGGTACGCATTTGAGGCAGACTGTGCCCGATATTTTAACGTTTGGCAAGGAAGCGAATTACATTCGTTTTCTTGCAACATCtgaataaaaatgattttcaTTAAGTGATTTCACGAAAATGATGTTCATTAAGTGATTTCACGAAAATGATGGAAAAGACTGAACAAAATCATGAACCTTATTCCGGAAGCGGAAACCAATCTGAGCAGATTGCAGGCGGATGCCAAAAGCCACAGGGACGGCGCTGGTAATGCCCGTTTTAACAAACAACTATGTTCATTCGTTACCCTAAATCTCGTTCGAAAAGAATTACAGTCAAGTTTTCAAGTCTCCATTTATAGACTGTGTCATCTGAATATTCAAAACTGACAGAAAACTTCATCTACTTCCTAAGACCAAAATGAACTGCTCCAGATTAATGgtaataattaaattaatgaCTTTTATGCATCCTGGCACACCTATTCTACTGCTAACCTGCTAAAAATCAGttaattttagattttaaaaattaatgcAGGATATTGATTCAAACTTGCATaagatttcattttcattttctaccATATTTAGGTGCTGCTGTCGATAGCCATTGTTACATCAGCTAATACACATCAATTGAATATGAAAGGTATACATTTGAATACTCATTACTGTCATAGATTAGATGGATGGCTGCAAATGTCTTCATTCGTCTATTtcattgatttgttttctagGCATGGACATGCGTGAAATTATCGATGCATATTTAAGAGAGGAACGTCACCGTAAGATTTGTTTATTTCACAAAAATGATGTCGCATTCAAATGGAACTCAAACAGTAGTTCTGTTATTTCAGTTCAGAGATCAGAAACTGTCGTTGTTCCAGAGCCCAAAGTCCGTTTGATGGCAAACACAGGATGCTTTTGGAGCGGAACATCGCCATTTTGTAACGGATTCTGCGGCAAAGGTTTCAATATGATTGTCAAGGATAAATCAGGAGACGGAATCAGATGTTGGTTTGGAATTAAAAAGCTCTGCTGCCCACTGCAGGGCTGAATCCTGGCATCGATGAAACGCAGCCCTTTCATGGACAGTGACTTCAGGGCGATTTTCAATGAATACATACAATTTCGTTCTTAAATCTTTTGTAATTTACCTACGAAAATTCAGGCCTCGTTAGGTGTCACGGAAGGCGATGAATTTTGAacgaatttgaattttcatcGTCGTCGTATAACTGCAGTCATTTTTTCTTGATCAGTTTGGCTGATTTCCCCGTACTATACTTGTTATTGCGGTATTTAACTTCGATCAGCGTCTATACGAGATATCACCAGTTCAATCAGATTATAGTGACATGGTTGAATTATTGGTGCACCGACCAGGAAATCCGTTCCTTTTTCAGCGGATGCGAATTAGACCACACCAATAGATATATTTTGGTCTACTGATTATGCAAGACCAGTATTTAAATTGAAAGGTTTAATCGATGTGAGGAGTATATCGAAACATTATAGTGCGTGACTTTCGGTTACGTTGGAGACACTCGCTTTACGTCGTGTCTCTATGCTGGTACATTTCTTCTCCCACGATGCATTTATCAATCGTTTTGGTAAGTCAAACTCTTAGGTTTAAAAGAATTGCCTTTATTCTAATGTAAGGAGAGTAAATTAATCAGAAACGGCATCTATTATGTACAGATGATAAACGTGGCTGCCGTTATGTTTGCCAAATGTAATCCGATAGATTCTGGTAATGTATATAAAGATCAACATTCGTAACGATAAACATTCGTATGTTCCATAAAAATAATACGAGTCCCCCGTTGATTGCAAGATCATATAAAATTAATCAAAAATTTGGAAAATGTTTCAGAAATTGAAATGCTTGAGTGGCTTGATAATCCCAATGCTTACCTAAGGGATTTCAATCAAGGTACGATAGAAGCCAGCAATCGCAATGCTAACCACACAAAAGCTCTCCTtaataaaaacttttgaaatgttatTTTCAGAAACAGAAGAGCGTGAATGGCTTGATGATGCTTTTGAGCATTTCAACGATGTTCGCCATGGTATGTGAAAAAGGatcatttattttcaaattattcttccttttcaatttgatttcaCTGACTGTAAAGCAACTAACTATCACCTACTGTCAGTTAACTACGCAATGGCTAGGAATCAGGAAGAATTACGCTCACAGATGAACGAAATGGAACAACATGCCGCGGTGGACGGGAGTGTGATGCCAGTAGAGGAACAGAAATCCGAACAAGATTCTCAAGAAGAGCAGAAATTAGAACAAAATGCCATGGAACAAATGAATTCTGAACAATCTTCCGTAGATGGGAAATATGCGGAATACGTTACGTATGGGTATCGGTATAGTAGACCTACTCCTCCTGCATCTATCCAGGTGGAAACAAAACCAGAGAAGATTCCTGTAGCAGAAAATAAAGCGGATGAGATTCCAGTAGTACTGGAACAAGACCAAGCCACGGAGCGTAATCCCCAACCGGTTTTCGTAGAGGAGCAGAAAGCGGAACCGGTTCCAGTAGAGGAAACGAAACCCGAAGGCGTTTCGGTGGTACCGGAACAAGTTCTAGTAGATGTACCACAACCGGTGCAAATTCCAGTGGTGGAGACGAAACCCGAACAGTTTCCAGTAGATGCACCGCAACCGGGGCAAGTTCCATTGGTGGAAGAGAAACCCGAACAGGTTCCGGTAGATGGACCGCAACCGATACAAGTTCCAGCGGTGGAGACCAAACCGGAACAGGTTCTAATAGAACCAAAGAAACCTGGAGACGTCTCGGAGGTACCAGAACAAGTTCCAGTAAATGTACCGCAACCGGTACAAATTCCATTGGTGGAGACCAAACCCGAACAGGTTCCAGTAGCGGAGACGGAACCGGTACAAATTCCATCGGTGGAGACCAAACCCGAACAAGTTCCAGTAGCGGAGACGGAACCCGTACAGGTTCCAGTAGGGGAGACGGAACCCGTACAGGTTCCAGTAGTGGAGACGGAACCGGTACAAATTCCATTGGTGACGACCAAACCCGAACAAGTTCCAGTAGCGGAGACGGAACCCGTACAGGTTCCAGTAGGGGAGACGGAACCCGTACAGGTTCCAGTAGGGGAGACGGAACCCGTACAGGTTCCAGTAGTGGAGACGGAACCGGTACAGGTTCCAGTAGCGGAGACGGAACCGGTACAGGTTCCAGTAGCGGAGACGGAACCCGTACAGGTTCCAGTAGTGGAGACGGAACCCGTACAGGTTCCAGTAGCGGAGACGGAACCCGTACAGGTTCCAGTAGCGGAGACGGAACCCGTACAGGTTCCAGTAGCGGAGACGGAACCGGTACAAATTCCATTGGTGACGACCAAACCCGAACAAGTTCCAGTAGCGGAAACGGAACCCGTACAGGTTCCAGTAGCGGAGACGGAACCCGTACAGGTTCCAGTAGAACAACAGAAACCAAATCCCAGTCGCCCCATAGGTAAGAAAGccaaacagttttttttttttgctgcctaactgaattatttcaattgaaaattcaTCGCTAGAATGAATTAGAATAAATGTTGAGTTTTCGTGTTAATGAACTATTATTCATGCTGTGCAAGAGAAAATGTCTTAATCTATCTGTAAATGTAGATTTTGAGGAATCGGGATGCTTTTGGAGTGGGACATCGCCCTTCTGCCATGGCAAATGTGGAACTTTCTACAGAGCCAAAATCATAGACAAAACGGGCGACGGAAGAACGTGCCTCAcgggaaacaaaaaactgtGTTGTCCCATACCATCCAATCAATTGAAGAGCTTGATTGACCTGTACAAGAACCTGTAATTGAAAGCGATCTACTGTACAACGACATCAACGAATCCAAACGGCTCATTTTCCCCCTCACACTTCGCGTCTAATAATCCAATGTTTTCTAGACCATTGCAGTTTGCTTCCTACCCCAAACACGTCTAACAATTACCAACAGTTTATTCATTTTaagtggaaataaaaaatatgaagtCATTTTTGTTAGGCGATTCATTTCCTGCCAAATGATGATGGAAAGGGGTTAAAGTTGGGAAACACGATCCTGTTATTGTCTCttcctataaaaaaaaacgctttcACACCTATACATATTTCACAAATGATTGAAAGTGATGTCTCcagtggcgcagttggttagcGCATGGTACTTATATGTCAGTAATCTGAATGCGCGGAGGAATTGTATGATTCCTGAAGAAATGCCGAGGTCGCGAGTTCGAGCCTCGCCTGGAGAAaatggtttttatgttggtcccatttcgattatgtcgctGTCTGTGACACTCTGATTGAAATGTGTTACTTTTGCTGGGATAAAGTTAGACGAGAAAGTATTAAAATACATCTCcagtggcgcagttggttagcGCATGGTACTTATATGTCAGTAATTTCATTGTGCTAAGCATCGAGTGGTTCGTGAGGTAATGCCGAGGTCGCGAGTTCGAGCCTCGCCTGGAGAAACATGTTTTAATCCGATGGACAAATGTTGGAAAAAACTCATGTACAAATGCACAAAGCACCGACTGTTCATTCAATTGTGTTTGGTAAACGAAGTTTCAATTTGTAATTCAATTAGAAATTTATGACCTGTTATCGAAGTCCACGTTATATCAAACGAAAAGAGCCCAATGAGCCCAATGACGCATTTCTATACAGCCCGTTGTTTCCCGCGTCGCATCAAACAAAATTTCGTCTACTTTTCTCACCCTAAACTCTTGCGGCTGATTAAAATTCTTGCACAAATATACGGAAACCACTTTTCGTATCGTAGCTTATAAAGGTTTTGCTTCTAAACGACACGGTGGCAGAGAAAACTATTTTTGGTGGTAAATGTTTTTATCAACAGGAAGGTGCGTGCACAGCGTTTCACACATCGATATGTATCGCCAAACCACGTCCTTTGTGCTTGATAAGTCTGAGGCGTTCGAATGTGTGAAGGGATTGACTGACTTTATTCTAGATTGTTTGCGCGTCAAAGAAGCTTCATCTTTATAGAGCTCTCCTGTCGACGAACATATCCAACCATGAAGTCTTTGATCATTTTGGTAAATTAACCCTGCTGTATTCTGTACCTGTGCCGGTTATAATTATGTATTACTCATTTTTTATTGCAGGTGTTGGCTGTTGCTATGTTTACCAACGCACAAAATTTGGACACTATCGGTAAATATGTCTCATTAATTTTTATGCATTTCGTGTCACGATTTTATCCTTAATAGTATAGTTTACGTTgataatatttgaaaaaaaagtggtTGTCTATCAATTAAATTCTTTTACACTATTTTTCCGTTCAGAAGTGGAAACTCGTGATAATCCTAGCGCTTACTTACGAGAGAAACGTCAAAGTGAGTTTGAATTGGTATATTCTAAATAATTGCCCCAACAAACTACTGTATGTACTCAATTTAATCTTGCAAtatctttattatttttttttacagtttttttgCCACAAGATGTAAGGCCACAAACTGCAGTCCCACAAGTTCTAGTCCCGCAAGTTGCCGCACCAGTCGATTTCCTATCGCCAAGTTCTGGATGCTTCTGGAGTGGGACGTCGCCGTTCTGTATCCCAGCCTGTGGTAAGAATTTCCACGAAGTTTTGACTGACATCAGAGGAGACGGGAAACGTTGCTGGACGGGCTTTAAGAAACGTTGCTGTCCCATACCTCCTGGTATGATTAAGTTTAAGGGCTAGATTGctttgtgaaaaacaaaagaaaacaccCAGTGTCAACGTTTTGCCTTCGTCCTTGCTTATGACATAAACTgtctaatttatttttccctGGCTATTGATTCCGattccttcttctttcaatAACTGCTTACTATCCCGTTCAGTTCAGTTCATTTCTTCTTTAGTCCCAGGGAAAAACAATATTTCTTTTCGATCTACAGACACAGAACGAAGGATTCATTGGTGTTACATGTTTTGTCAACTGTCCTTCCGTTTCAATACAACAAAATGATTTGCATTCCTTAATTCAACGAAGGCTTAATACCCGTTGGATTGACCATGAACA belongs to Daphnia magna isolate NIES linkage group LG1, ASM2063170v1.1, whole genome shotgun sequence and includes:
- the LOC116924018 gene encoding cytadherence high molecular weight protein 1 isoform X7 yields the protein MHLSIVLMINVAAVMFAKCNPIDSEIEMLEWLDNPNAYLRDFNQETEEREWLDDAFEHFNDVRHVNYAMARNQEELRSQMNEMEQHAAVDGSVMPVEEQKSEQDSQEEQKLEQNAMEQMNSEQSSVDGKYAEYVTYGYRYSRPTPPASIQVETKPEKIPVAENKADEIPVVLEQDQATERNPQPVFVEEQKAEPVPVEETKPEGVSVVPEQVLVDVPQPVQIPVVETKPEQFPVDAPQPGQVPLVEEKPEQVPVDGPQPIQVPAVETKPEQVLIEPKKPGDVSEVPEQVPVNVPQPVQIPLVETKPEQVPVAETEPVQIPSVETKPEQVPVAETEPVQVPVAETEPVQVPVAETEPVQIPLVTTKPEQVPVAETEPVQVPVAETEPVQVPVEQQKPNPSRPIDFEESGCFWSGTSPFCHGKCGTFYRAKIIDKTGDGRTCLTGNKKLCCPIPSNQLKSLIDLYKNL
- the LOC116924018 gene encoding magnetosome-associated protein MamJ isoform X4, with product MHLSIVLMINVAAVMFAKCNPIDSEIEMLEWLDNPNAYLRDFNQETEEREWLDDAFEHFNDVRHVNYAMARNQEELRSQMNEMEQHAAVDGSVMPVEEQKSEQDSQEEQKLEQNAMEQMNSEQSSVDGKYAEYVTYGYRYSRPTPPASIQVETKPEKIPVAENKADEIPVVLEQDQATERNPQPVFVEEQKAEPVPVEETKPEGVSVVPEQVLVDVPQPVQIPVVETKPEQFPVDAPQPGQVPLVEEKPEQVPVDGPQPIQVPAVETKPEQVLIEPKKPGDVSEVPEQVPVNVPQPVQIPLVETKPEQVPVAETEPVQIPSVETKPEQVPVAETEPVQVPVGETEPVQVPVVETEPVQIPLVTTKPEQVPVAETEPVQVPVAETEPVQVPVAETEPVQIPLVTTKPEQVPVAETEPVQVPVAETEPVQVPVEQQKPNPSRPIDFEESGCFWSGTSPFCHGKCGTFYRAKIIDKTGDGRTCLTGNKKLCCPIPSNQLKSLIDLYKNL
- the LOC116924018 gene encoding cytadherence high molecular weight protein 1 isoform X1; the encoded protein is MHLSIVLMINVAAVMFAKCNPIDSEIEMLEWLDNPNAYLRDFNQETEEREWLDDAFEHFNDVRHVNYAMARNQEELRSQMNEMEQHAAVDGSVMPVEEQKSEQDSQEEQKLEQNAMEQMNSEQSSVDGKYAEYVTYGYRYSRPTPPASIQVETKPEKIPVAENKADEIPVVLEQDQATERNPQPVFVEEQKAEPVPVEETKPEGVSVVPEQVLVDVPQPVQIPVVETKPEQFPVDAPQPGQVPLVEEKPEQVPVDGPQPIQVPAVETKPEQVLIEPKKPGDVSEVPEQVPVNVPQPVQIPLVETKPEQVPVAETEPVQIPSVETKPEQVPVAETEPVQVPVGETEPVQVPVVETEPVQIPLVTTKPEQVPVAETEPVQVPVGETEPVQVPVGETEPVQVPVVETEPVQVPVAETEPVQVPVAETEPVQVPVVETEPVQVPVAETEPVQVPVAETEPVQVPVAETEPVQIPLVTTKPEQVPVAETEPVQVPVAETEPVQVPVEQQKPNPSRPIDFEESGCFWSGTSPFCHGKCGTFYRAKIIDKTGDGRTCLTGNKKLCCPIPSNQLKSLIDLYKNL
- the LOC116924018 gene encoding cytadherence high molecular weight protein 1 isoform X2, with product MHLSIVLMINVAAVMFAKCNPIDSEIEMLEWLDNPNAYLRDFNQEEREWLDDAFEHFNDVRHVNYAMARNQEELRSQMNEMEQHAAVDGSVMPVEEQKSEQDSQEEQKLEQNAMEQMNSEQSSVDGKYAEYVTYGYRYSRPTPPASIQVETKPEKIPVAENKADEIPVVLEQDQATERNPQPVFVEEQKAEPVPVEETKPEGVSVVPEQVLVDVPQPVQIPVVETKPEQFPVDAPQPGQVPLVEEKPEQVPVDGPQPIQVPAVETKPEQVLIEPKKPGDVSEVPEQVPVNVPQPVQIPLVETKPEQVPVAETEPVQIPSVETKPEQVPVAETEPVQVPVGETEPVQVPVVETEPVQIPLVTTKPEQVPVAETEPVQVPVGETEPVQVPVGETEPVQVPVVETEPVQVPVAETEPVQVPVAETEPVQVPVVETEPVQVPVAETEPVQVPVAETEPVQVPVAETEPVQIPLVTTKPEQVPVAETEPVQVPVAETEPVQVPVEQQKPNPSRPIDFEESGCFWSGTSPFCHGKCGTFYRAKIIDKTGDGRTCLTGNKKLCCPIPSNQLKSLIDLYKNL
- the LOC116924018 gene encoding magnetosome-associated protein MamJ isoform X3, whose protein sequence is MHLSIVLMINVAAVMFAKCNPIDSEIEMLEWLDNPNAYLRDFNQETEEREWLDDAFEHFNDVRHVNYAMARNQEELRSQMNEMEQHAAVDGSVMPVEEQKSEQDSQEEQKLEQNAMEQMNSEQSSVDGKYAEYVTYGYRYSRPTPPASIQVETKPEKIPVAENKADEIPVVLEQDQATERNPQPVFVEEQKAEPVPVEETKPEGVSVVPEQVLVDVPQPVQIPVVETKPEQFPVDAPQPGQVPLVEEKPEQVPVDGPQPIQVPAVETKPEQVLIEPKKPGDVSEVPEQVPVNVPQPVQIPLVETKPEQVPVAETEPVQIPSVETKPEQVPVAETEPVQVPVGETEPVQVPVVETEPVQIPLVTTKPEQVPVAETEPVQVPVVETEPVQVPVAETEPVQVPVAETEPVQVPVAETEPVQIPLVTTKPEQVPVAETEPVQVPVAETEPVQVPVEQQKPNPSRPIDFEESGCFWSGTSPFCHGKCGTFYRAKIIDKTGDGRTCLTGNKKLCCPIPSNQLKSLIDLYKNL
- the LOC116924018 gene encoding magnetosome-associated protein MamJ isoform X6, which codes for MHLSIVLMINVAAVMFAKCNPIDSEIEMLEWLDNPNAYLRDFNQETEEREWLDDAFEHFNDVRHVNYAMARNQEELRSQMNEMEQHAAVDGSVMPVEEQKSEQDSQEEQKLEQNAMEQMNSEQSSVDGKYAEYVTYGYRYSRPTPPASIQVETKPEKIPVAENKADEIPVVLEQDQATERNPQPVFVEEQKAEPVPVEETKPEGVSVVPEQVLVDVPQPVQIPVVETKPEQFPVDAPQPGQVPLVEEKPEQVPVDGPQPIQVPAVETKPEQVLIEPKKPGDVSEVPEQVPVNVPQPVQIPLVETKPEQVPVAETEPVQIPSVETKPEQVPVAETEPVQVPVAETEPVQVPVAETEPVQVPVAETEPVQIPLVTTKPEQVPVAETEPVQVPVAETEPVQVPVEQQKPNPSRPIDFEESGCFWSGTSPFCHGKCGTFYRAKIIDKTGDGRTCLTGNKKLCCPIPSNQLKSLIDLYKNL
- the LOC116924018 gene encoding magnetosome-associated protein MamJ isoform X5 — protein: MHLSIVLMINVAAVMFAKCNPIDSEIEMLEWLDNPNAYLRDFNQETEEREWLDDAFEHFNDVRHVNYAMARNQEELRSQMNEMEQHAAVDGSVMPVEEQKSEQDSQEEQKLEQNAMEQMNSEQSSVDGKYAEYVTYGYRYSRPTPPASIQVETKPEKIPVAENKADEIPVVLEQDQATERNPQPVFVEEQKAEPVPVEETKPEGVSVVPEQVLVDVPQPVQIPVVETKPEQFPVDAPQPGQVPLVEEKPEQVPVDGPQPIQVPAVETKPEQVLIEPKKPGDVSEVPEQVPVNVPQPVQIPLVETKPEQVPVAETEPVQIPSVETKPEQVPVAETEPVQVPVVETEPVQVPVAETEPVQVPVAETEPVQVPVAETEPVQIPLVTTKPEQVPVAETEPVQVPVAETEPVQVPVEQQKPNPSRPIDFEESGCFWSGTSPFCHGKCGTFYRAKIIDKTGDGRTCLTGNKKLCCPIPSNQLKSLIDLYKNL